A portion of the Sabethes cyaneus chromosome 3, idSabCyanKW18_F2, whole genome shotgun sequence genome contains these proteins:
- the LOC128740441 gene encoding alpha-glucosidase-like yields the protein MKLLVALAVLLSVSNASDIRVPEPKDWYEHATFYQIYPRSFKDSNGDGIGDLPGITSKLKYLADMGIDAVWLSPPFPSPNMDFGYDVSDFYNINPEYGTLEDFKELVDEAHNNGIKVLLDFIPNHSSDEHAWFTSSVAKDPKYDDFYIWKPAKMVDGVRFPPNNWISVFGGSAWTFNETRQEYYLHQFTEKQPDLNYRNPLVLEEMTLMLFFWLDYGVDGFRLDAINHLFEDEEFRDEPLSGEGKEGEYDYLNHIYTKDIENVYGVVYDWRDLLDQYSEKNNRTIILMTEAYSSIQGTMLYYESANRTRQGAHMPFNFQLIYDFKSDQDAVGLKQSIDWWLNHMPARHTPSWVAGSHDHSRVATRVGANRVDQLITLVHMLPGTSITYYGEEIGMLDYKEAEKFDNRDPNRTPMQWDNTTSAGFSTNETTWLDVHPQYADRNVAVQQKEPHSTWYHFRNMTYLRRQKAVRDGDFLHRTIGTRVYALLREYRGADSFLALLNMAGQADTVDLRDFVNLPLQMTVHVAQPDSAYKAGDTVTISEVKLAPYDSIVLFGDLASSAMALKLSISTLLVMVLRLLLV from the exons ATGAAGCTCTTGGTGGCCCTAGCCGTGCTTTTATCCGTTTCGAACGCTTCCGATATACGTGTTCCTGAGCCGAAGGATTGGTACGAGCATGCCACATTCTACCAAATTTATCCCCGTTCATTTAAGGATAGCAACGGTGATGGAATCGGTGATCTACCTGGTATTACTTCCAAGTTGAAATATTTGGCCGACATGGGCATCGATGCTGTTTGGTTGAGTCCACCATTCCCGTCGCCTAATATGGACTTTGGTTATGATGTATCCGACTTTTATAACATCAACCCAGAGTACGGGACTTTGGAGGATTTTAAAGAATTAGTTGATGAGGCACACAACAATGGTATCAAAGTTTTGCTGGATTTTATTCCGAACCATTCTAGTGATGAACACGCATGGTTCACTAGCTCTGTTGCAAAGGATCCTAAATACGACGATTTCTACATTTGGAagcctgcaaagatggtagatggAGTACGGTTTCCTCCCAATAATTGGATATCTGTATTCGGTGGATCGGCGTGGACTTTCAACGAGACACGACAGGAGTATTACCTGCACCAGTTCACTGAAAAGCAACCGGATTTAAACTACCGAAATCCATTGGTGCTGGAAGAAATGACCCTAATGTTATTCTTTTGGCTGGACTATGGCGTAGATGGATTCCGATTGGATGCTATTAATCATTTGTTTGAAGACGAGGAATTCCGAGATGAGCCCTTGTCTGGAGAGGGTAAAGAAGGAGAATATGACTATCTTAACCACATCTACACAAAAGATATAGAAAACGTCTACGGGGTAGTATACGACTGGCGCGATCTGTTGGACCAGTATTCGGAGAAAAACAATCGGACAATCATTCTTATGACGGAAGCTTACTCTAGCATCCAGGGGACCATGTTGTACTATGAAAGTGCAAATCGAACGCGTCAGGGTGCCCATATGCCGTTCAACTTTCAGCTGATTTACGACTTCAAGAGCGATCAGGATGCTGTCGGATTGAAGCAATCCATCGATTGGTGGTTGAATCATATGCCAGCTCGGCACACGCCCAGCTGGGTGGCCGGATCACACGATCATTCCCGGGTAGCGACACGAGTCGGTGCAAACCGAGTTGATCAGTTGATAACGTTGGTGCATATGCTTCCAGGAACCAGCATTACCTATTAT GGCGAAGAGATCGGTATGCTCGATTACAAGGAAGCGGAAAAGTTTGACAACCGGGATCCGAATCGCACTCCGATGCAGTGGGACAATACGACCAGTGCCGGTTTCAGTACGAATGAAACCACATGGCTCGATGTGCATCCGCAGTACGCCGACCGGAACGTGGCCGTGCAGCAGAAAGAGCCTCACAGCACGTGGTACCATTTCCGGAATATGACCTATTTAAGACGGCAAAAAGCTGTACGAGATGGGGATTTCCTTCACCGGACCATCGGAACCAGGGTGTACGCTTTGCTGCGGGAGTACCGTGGGGCGGATTCATTCCTGGCGCTACTAAATATGGCAGGGCAAGCGGATACGGTCGATTTAAGGGATTTCGTTAATCTTCCTCTACAAATGACGGTTCATGTGGCTCAACCGGATTCCGCATATAAAGCAGG GGATACCGTGACTATCAGCGAGGTGAAGTTGGCACCGTACGACTCGATTGTTCTGTTTGGCGATTTGGCGTCTTCGGCGATGGCGCTTAAGCTTTCGATTTCGACCCTGCTGGTGATGGTTTTGCGGTTACTCTTGGTTTAG